The DNA sequence ATTTTATCCACGAAATTGAAGCCCGCCAGCATACGGCCCTCGTCGAACAGCGGCTGAAAAGCCGGAATCTGGTCGACGCCGGGAAAGCCCGCGTCGAAGACGGCAATCTGCATGCCTTCGCCCCGGAAGTTGGCGCTGTGCATCGTCACGGCTCCAATCATGTTGGCCTGGGCGTAGGCCGGGCCGTAGTCGGCGGGGGCCGCGGCGGGCCGCTGCTCCTGCGGGAGCACCACGGGCTGGGGGTCGCGCTTGCGGGCCCCGGCCTGGGCGCGGTTCAGCGTCACGACGCTGCGCACGAAGGGCAGCCCCTGAATGGTGGCCAGGGTGGTCGAGTCGCAGGCCACCACGGCGGCGTTAAACCAGCGCGAGGTGTACCAGAGCTGCGCCTTAGGCACGGCCTTGAGCTGGCTGACGTAGGCGGGGTTCACCGGCAGGTCGCGGGGCAGCACGGCAATGTTCTGCCGGGTGCGGCGCTGAATGGAAGCCGCCGAGAGAAACGCCTGGGGCTGGGCCGGACTAAAGGGCGAGTTGGCTTTGTCGCGGAAATAAATCAGGTGCTTGCGCACGGTGGGCGTGGCGCGCTGCGGGGCACCGGGCGTACCCGGCCCGGCGGCCCGGCCCGGCAGGGCGCTCAGGCCCAGGCCCGCGAGCAGCAGCAAAGTAGAAAGGCGCATTCGAAAGGGAGAGAAGCAGTGGAAAGGTAACCAGCGGGAAGATACGCAAATACCGGTTTGGTGGCGAACAGGCCGGTAACAGCCCGAGCGGGCCGGGTGGGCAAACAAAAGGCGGCAGGTGAAATACACCTGCCGCCCGAAGTTCGTTGCATCGGCCGCGCTACGTACGCCAGTCCGTTGGCTTACAGCTTGCCCTGCTCAATGAGAATCTCGTGCCGGGCCTGCCCCTTGTAGATGCGCGAGTTAGACTTGCCGCAGGTTGGCGACTGGTCGTCGCAGTAAATAAAGCGGCGGCGCACCCGGTACACCGGCCCCGCGCCCTTGGCGTACACCTGGCGGTAGGTCGAGCGGTAGTACTCGTCATCAGCCCCGTAGACGTTGCCGTTATTCACGATTAAGGCGGTAGTGAGCGTCTGCTCGTAGCGGTAGGGTTTGCCGCCCACCGTGGTCTGGAAAGGCTGCCCCACGCTTTCGTAGCGGCGGTTGTCCTTGCCCTGCGTCAGGCTGTCGGTGTCGACCAGGGCAAAAGCGTACATGTTCCAGGCCCGGTCGGGGCGCACGGGAAACACCAGCTCCACCGTGCGCCGGTTGTTGCTGGTCAGCAGCAGAGTTTTGCTGGTGGCCGCCACGAACATCACGCTGTCGTCGCGCCATACGTCGGTGGGCAGCGCGCGCCGGGCCCGCACCACCCGGAACACCGGCTGGCCCGTCGCGTCGCTGACCTGGTCGGTCACCGTTTCCCGGAACTGGTAGCTGCTGGGCGTGCGCTGGTAGGCGTTCCAGAGCGTATCGGCCACGGCGTAGACCCGGTAGCGGCCCACTTCCAGCGGGTAGTAGTCGGTGCCCGACTCCGGGCCGGGCACGGTGTCGTTCTGGCAGCCGGCCAGGGCCAGAGCAGCCAGCGGAGCCGCGACGAGCAGGTTTTTCAGCGAAGCGAAACGGGCTGATTTCATAGGGTTGCGGAAGTGGCCAGGGTGCGCGCGGGAACTTCAGAGATGGTGTGGCGCTCAATCCAGCCGCCGCCGAGCACGTCCTGGCCGTCGTAGAACACGGCCGCCTGCCCGGGCGTAATGGCGTGCACCGCTTCCTCGAAGTACACCCGGATATGGTCGCCGACCTGCTCCAGAAACGCGGGCGAGCCGTTATGGTTGTAGCGTACCTTTACCGTGGCCGGCACCAGGCCCCGGCCTTCCAGCGACGCCAGCTTGCCCATGTTGAGCTTGCCCACGTAGGTGGTGGTGCTGGCCAGCTCGTCGAAGTTGCCCAGCACGACCTGATTGGTTTCGGGCCGGATTTCGGTGACGTAGGCCGGAAAGCCCAGGGCAATGCCCAGGCCCTTGCGCTGCCCGATGGTGTAGAACGGGTAGCCCTCGTGGTGGCCCAGCACGGTGCCGTCGCGCAGCACAAACTCGCCGCCGGCCACGCGCTCCTCCAGCCCGCTCACGCGGCGGCGCAGAAAGCCGCGGTAGTCGTTGTCGGGGATAAAGCAGATTTCGTAGCTCTCGGGCTTGTTGACCAGCTCGGTGAAGCCGCGGCGCCGGGCCTCGTCGTAGATTTCGGTTTTGCGCATGCTGCCCAGCGGGAAGATGGTGCGCGCCAGGCTTTCCTGCGACACGCCCCACAGCGCGTACGACTGGTCCTTGTTCTCGTCCAGGCCCTTGCTAATCACGTAGCGGCCGTTTTCGTGGCGGATGTTGGCGTAGTGGCCGGTGGCAATAAACTGGCAGCCGAGCTGGTCGGCCCGGCGCAGCAGCGCGTCCCACTTGATGTGGGTGTTGCAGAGCACGCAGGGGTTGGGCGTGCGGCCGGCCAGGTATTCGGTGGTGAAGTTGTCAATGACGAAGTCGCCGAACTCGTCGCGGATGTCGATGATGTAGTGCGGGAAGCCCAGCTCCACGGCAATCTGGCGGGCGTCGTTGATGGAGTCCAGCGAGCAGCAGCCGGTTTCCTTCTTGCTGCCGCCGGCCGAGGCGTAATCCCAGGTTTTCATGGTCATGCCCACCACTTCGTAGCCCTGCTCGTGCAGGAGCACGGCGGCCACGGAGCTGTCGATGCCGCCGCTCATGGCGACCAGCACTCGTCCTTTCGATTCGGAAGTATTCGTATTCATATTGGTTGAAAGCCAAGAGTGCTCCCGAAAGTTTCCGGGGCCCATTCGGCAAAGGTACTAAGTCCGCCGTTGCCAGCCGCCCAGGCCCCGACAAATGCCTTGGCAGCAGGCAAAAACTCGTTTTTTAGCCCCCCGCTGGCAACCATCGGCCATCCGCTTCCCGAGTGGATTTGGGCCGGGACAGGGGCGGCGGTAGTTACGCACTGAGTTTTTATGCCGAATATTACCGCCGCATCTTGCTTTTTTCCTGTTCGTTTCGCTTCCCTCCTGTTCGTTTCTCCATGCCTTTGATTACCTCCGTGCTTGTACGCGGCATCAATAACCTGTCGGACGCGCGCTACTGCGCCGGAATGGGGGCCGACTACCTGACGTTTCGCCTCGACCCGGCCCTGCCCGAGCACCTGGCCCCGGCCGTGGTGCAGGAGCTCAGCGGCTGGGTAGCCGGCGTGCAGCTCATTGGCGAGTTTGATTCGCTTTCTATTCCGGAAATCAACGAGCTGGTCGCCGCCTGCGGGCTGCACTACGTGCTGATGCACCGGCGCCGCACCCCCGAGGAGCTGGCCCAGCTCACGGTGCCGGCCCTGAAGCTGATTAAGTGGATTCCGGACATGCTGGCCGAGGACGTGGAAAAGCGCTTCCGCGACCAGCAGCCCCACGTGGCCGGCTTCGTACTGGCCGTGGCCCCGCCCGAGGGCCTCTCGCACATGCAGCGCACCGAACTCACCCAGCAGGCGCGCACCTACAAGCTGTGGCTGGGCACCAGCTTTGCCGCCCAGCAGCCCATCCGCCAGTTCGTGGAGGAAATTCAGCCCACCGGCATCGTGCTCGAAGGCGGCCAGGAAATCAAGCCCGGCCTGCGCGACTTCACCGAGCTGGAGGCCGTTTTCGAGGCGCTGGAAGAGGAATAAGCCCGCCCGGCAATTCGCCCTAGCCCATAACGGCAACCAATTCGAAGAACGGCTCACTCAGCCGTTCTTCGCCTTTACACTGCACCCAGCGCGCGGCCTGGTCCCGGGGCAGGCTTTTGGTGAACAGCCGCCAGGCCACGTTGCCTTCCAGCGTGACTTCGGCGGCCAGCGGCCCGGCGTAGTGCTGCCCCAGCTCCCAACGCCCGGACGCCGAGCGCCGCAGGTACCAGGTATCGGCGGCGGGACCGGTAACGGCAAAGGAAATGACCTGCCCGGGCTCGGCCCCGACGTGGCGGTAGTGGTGCGGCAGGGCCCGCAGGCAGGTACTGAGAAACGGGTGGTACAGCTCCCGCGTGAGCAAGGGCGGCTCCTGCCCCACGGCCTGCCGGATCTGCTGCTGGTGGTGCCACTTCTCGGTGTAGTCGCGGGCCACGTGAAACCAGTTGGCCGATACGGCTTCGCCCGCCCAGGCCACCGAAAACGGGGCCGGCGCCGCCGGGTCCAGGCTGGCCAGGTAGCGGTTGTACTCCGGCCCCGACACTTCCAGCAGCCACCGGATAACGGCCGGGCTCAGGCGGCGGCCCGCCACCACCCACTCGGCATTGAGCTGGTTGAGAAAGGCCACGATTTCCGGGTACGAGGTACCGGCCGGCTGCCCGCCAAAATGCCCGTCGCGCAGCATGGACAGGCTGCGCAGGTTGCCATCGAGCAGGTGCAGGGCCACGTCGCACACCTGCCAGCCCGGGGCCAGCGTGGGCCGCTCCCACTGCTCGGGGCGCAACGAGGCCAGCACCGTCAGCAGGTGCTGATCCAGCACGGGAAACAGGTGCGCGGTGCGTAGGGGCGGCAAAGGCTGCATGGCCGGTTGAGGCGTGATTAGCTCAGCTGAAACTGCAGGTACTTGATGGGAATGCCCTCGGCCCGGAAGCGCTTTTCGTAGTGAGTCTGGATGTCCTCGGCGTGGGGCAGCAGGTCGGGGGCGGCGTACAAATCCTTGGTGTGGGCCAGCACCGTGGTGCCGGGGCGCTGCTGCACGGTTTCGAGGGTATAGTCGAACAGGTCGCCGGCGTCGGTTTTGAGGTGGACCAGGCCGCCGGGGCGCAGAATCTGCTGGTAGAGGTCCAGGAAGCGCGGGGCCGTGAGGCGGCGCTTGGCGTCGCCCAGGCGGGGGCGCGGGTCGGGAAACGTAATCCAGATTTCACTGAGCTCCCCGGGGCCGAACTGCTCGAGCAGATCCAGGGCCCGCATGCGCACGAAGCCCACGTTGCCCAGGCCCTGCTCCTGGGCCCGGGTGCTGCCAATCCAGATCCGGTCGCCTTTGATGTCGAGGCCCAGGAAATTGCGCTCGGGGTAGCGGGCGGCCAGCCCCACGGTGTAGTCGCCCTTGCCGCAGCCCACTTCCAGGGTAATAGGGTGCTCGTTCCGGAAAAAATCCGTTTGCCAGCGGCCTTTCAGCTGCTGGTAGGTGGGCTTGCCCGGCTCTACGATATCGGTTCGCTCGGCATTTTCCGAGAAGCGCTTCAGTTTAATTCGACCCATTTGATTGGTTACTCTGCAAATACAACTCTTCAATTTCAGCCACCACAAACGTGCTGCCCCCGATAAAAATCACGTCGGGGGGCGCGGCGGCGGCGCGGGCAGCGGCCACGGCGGCGGGCACGGGCCCCAGCACCGTACCGCGCAACCCCAGCGCGGCGGCGCGCGCGGCCAGCTCTTCGGCCGGCAACGCCCGCGGAATGTTGGCCTGGCAAAAGTAATAGGTTGCCGCCGTTGGCAGCAACGCCAGCATCCTGGTCACGTCCTTGTCGTTGACCACGCCCAGCACGATATGCAGCCGCTGGTAGGGCAAGCGGGCCAGCTGCCCGGTGATAAAGCGGATGCCGGCCTCGTTGTGCCCCGTGTCGCAGATCATCAGGGGCTGCCGGCCCAGAATGGTCCAGCGGCCCCTAAAGCCGGTCAGGCGGCGCA is a window from the Hymenobacter aquaticus genome containing:
- a CDS encoding beta/alpha barrel domain-containing protein, translated to MPLITSVLVRGINNLSDARYCAGMGADYLTFRLDPALPEHLAPAVVQELSGWVAGVQLIGEFDSLSIPEINELVAACGLHYVLMHRRRTPEELAQLTVPALKLIKWIPDMLAEDVEKRFRDQQPHVAGFVLAVAPPEGLSHMQRTELTQQARTYKLWLGTSFAAQQPIRQFVEEIQPTGIVLEGGQEIKPGLRDFTELEAVFEALEEE
- the mnmA gene encoding tRNA 2-thiouridine(34) synthase MnmA; amino-acid sequence: MNTNTSESKGRVLVAMSGGIDSSVAAVLLHEQGYEVVGMTMKTWDYASAGGSKKETGCCSLDSINDARQIAVELGFPHYIIDIRDEFGDFVIDNFTTEYLAGRTPNPCVLCNTHIKWDALLRRADQLGCQFIATGHYANIRHENGRYVISKGLDENKDQSYALWGVSQESLARTIFPLGSMRKTEIYDEARRRGFTELVNKPESYEICFIPDNDYRGFLRRRVSGLEERVAGGEFVLRDGTVLGHHEGYPFYTIGQRKGLGIALGFPAYVTEIRPETNQVVLGNFDELASTTTYVGKLNMGKLASLEGRGLVPATVKVRYNHNGSPAFLEQVGDHIRVYFEEAVHAITPGQAAVFYDGQDVLGGGWIERHTISEVPARTLATSATL
- the trmB gene encoding tRNA (guanosine(46)-N7)-methyltransferase TrmB translates to MGRIKLKRFSENAERTDIVEPGKPTYQQLKGRWQTDFFRNEHPITLEVGCGKGDYTVGLAARYPERNFLGLDIKGDRIWIGSTRAQEQGLGNVGFVRMRALDLLEQFGPGELSEIWITFPDPRPRLGDAKRRLTAPRFLDLYQQILRPGGLVHLKTDAGDLFDYTLETVQQRPGTTVLAHTKDLYAAPDLLPHAEDIQTHYEKRFRAEGIPIKYLQFQLS
- a CDS encoding maleylpyruvate isomerase N-terminal domain-containing protein, with protein sequence MQPLPPLRTAHLFPVLDQHLLTVLASLRPEQWERPTLAPGWQVCDVALHLLDGNLRSLSMLRDGHFGGQPAGTSYPEIVAFLNQLNAEWVVAGRRLSPAVIRWLLEVSGPEYNRYLASLDPAAPAPFSVAWAGEAVSANWFHVARDYTEKWHHQQQIRQAVGQEPPLLTRELYHPFLSTCLRALPHHYRHVGAEPGQVISFAVTGPAADTWYLRRSASGRWELGQHYAGPLAAEVTLEGNVAWRLFTKSLPRDQAARWVQCKGEERLSEPFFELVAVMG